From a single Rhodomicrobium lacus genomic region:
- the rpsO gene encoding 30S ribosomal protein S15 — protein sequence MSITAERKSALITEYATKPGDTGSPEVQIAVLSERISNLTEHFKTHKKDNHSRRGLLKLVSQRRRLLDYVKGKDEARYRDIIGRLGIRR from the coding sequence AAATCCGCGCTGATCACCGAATACGCCACGAAGCCGGGCGACACCGGTTCGCCGGAAGTTCAGATCGCCGTTCTTTCCGAGCGGATTTCGAACCTCACCGAGCACTTCAAGACCCACAAGAAGGACAACCACTCGCGCCGCGGGCTTCTGAAGCTCGTCAGCCAGCGCCGCCGGTTGCTCGACTATGTGAAGGGCAAGGACGAAGCGCGCTATCGCGACATCATCGGCCGCCTCGGCATCCGCCGCTAG